TGCCTCCTCCTTTCCCCTCAGCCTTTCTTACTCTCTCTGGATCTCTCCCGCTCTGTCTTCAGTGACGCACGGCATGTGAGAGCGGCTGAACACACGTGACTAACAGTCTATCAACGCTGTCGTGTGACTTTTCTGTTCAGATCTATTCAAAGTGCATCGTGCACCTCGCTCCATGTAAAGTAACTCTGTTCACTGAAACAGATGCAAACCCAGATGGCGGTTTGGTGAGTGCCATGCTTGTCCAAAGCAGTTTGTCACAATGCTTCTTGATGGAGAACAAACCAGATGAGACAGTCAGCTTAGATGCACATAAAGTGGAAGtggtcatgtgtgtgtggtttgcaAGAGAAGGAGGAATGAAACTTCGTATGACTTGGATGCAGTTCAGtgtaaaatgtatcagacagGTGATCTTCTATATTTTTGTTCTTGTGAAAAGACTCAAAGCCAACGATGACGACACTCAAGACTCTGTTTCCTACCAAGATGTGAATCTATAAAGAACATCTTCTTTTTCAAGGTTACATCATTTCCTACTTATGCTGCGCTGTAGTTGTAGTCAGTATGTACAACAGGAAGGATGTGTAGAATGGAATAAAGAGAAACTACAGTGCACGCTCATGGCACCGGTGTAACATCGTGGCTTTCTGATGTATTTGAATAGTTTCTGAATAACAATGGAGGTCTGTGACACAGAGGAATACGCtttggctgcacacacacacacagaatactaGGATCaaatcattgtttgttttggtcttttcatggaatTAGTTGACAGTATGaaacaaatatagaatatctGCAGACTAATCCTTTAGGATTTGACGTGTCTGCGTCCCCCAGGTTGGACGGGCTTTATGTTTTGAGGGAACATTGTTTGTCACATTCTCGGGgcacagcagaggaaaggacAGCACACAACAGGATGGGGCACTAATTCTTTAGCTGCCacccattgttgttgttgttgttgacactCAGGTGCGTTGTGACCACAGTCACCTGCCGTCCCACACGTACAGGAGCAGCCAGCAGATTCCAGCACCTTACACAAACTGTACGGTGACAGCAGCCCCGCAGAGAgacaaacaccaacacacagacgtattgtgcagtgtgtgtgtgtgtgtacatcccTTGTCTTTTCAAAAGGTATAAAGGGGGAGGGttaaagagggggggggggggggtgaaggtgAAGATGGATAACATATGGACGAGAGGGAGTGTGATGGTATGGAAAGATGAGGGGATTGATGGAGGATGGGCGAAGGTGGGGGTAAAGGCCTCAGTAACTCTGTACGGACAGACAGAAACTCATctattcagacacacacacacacacacacacacacacagaagctgaTTTAACtctagatatatgtatatataatatgtatgagCTCATTTAGCAGATGTGCTCTGAGCAGCGATGCTGACTGCAGCACAGCTTCAGTTACTGCACATCTTGTTGTTTATATACCCTCTCGCTCCGTCTTTATCTGTTGTTTCTGTAACTGCACAAGAGTTTTAACTCTTCACGTGTGTGTTTACTCTTTCTCTTCTGTCCTCCTCCCTGACCCACTGCTCTTTCATCTAAATGAATATTAATCTGTTGCGGGTTTCTTTCCTGATGAATCTCTCTCCTTTGGACCtactttgtgttattttacagcAGTATGTCTGTATATGCACAGTATAGCTGTTTGAACTGTTCAACAGTGAATCCTCGttgcatttataaaatgttttcagtttaatttgGCAGGATGTTTAACTGACagatgtttctctctcctctgctctcttttcgtcatcctacatccctcctctctctacttTCATCTCCCTCGCTTCCAAAATCCTCTTGTCCCTCGTTTCTCCCCTACGCAATAATCTTCTCTACcttttatccccccccccttcctttctgaaatcctcctctctctacttTTGGATCTGTCACTCTCCaaatcattttctctctttcatcttgTCTTTCTTCCATCCTCACCTTTTTTTCAAAACCTACTTCTGGTTTTCTTTCCATCCCTtccccctccacccctccacccctccaccCTCAGCTCTCTGTGGTCCGTGCTGCGATGTTGATCCTGGATGTTTTctccccgctcctcctcctcctcctctccatcctgtTGCCGCGCTACGGTTGCGGGGCGGCGGACATTCCGGAGGACACTACATCAGAGTTCTCGGTCAGACTGTACCACCAGCTGCAGGCGGCGGGGGATCAGGATAACATCATTTTCTCCCCGCTGAGCGTGGCTCTGGCCCTGGGCATGGTGGAGCTGGGAGCCAGGGGGGCTTCGCTGGAGGAGATACGACAGACTGTGGGATTCAGCCACCTGCTGCCAGGTGAGAGACACTGTCACAAGCACAGGTTCACTGGCATCATCATCTAATGAGAGATGCAGGTgctttatgggaaatgtaggaccCAGTGCGTTTGGTCATAATAAATCCCCCCAACTTTAAGGAAGTGCAATATGAAATCACAGTACCCCCATAGTACAAGACATACTAACAGAACAATGCATgcagtattttattttcttaaatattgtTGCAGTGCACTCAGACTTTAGAGTAATTATAGAACCATACAGAAGCTGACGCCCCGCCCCTCCCCAATGTGCTCCGttcctcatttatttgtatCTTATATGCATAAAATTGCATTATTTTTGCTACTGCTGTACCATTGTACTCTGTATACACACCtacagtatgcatgtgtgtgtctccctctgttCTCCAGGCGTGGAGTTCTCCTTGCTCCAGAACCTGACCGCGGCGCTGTCGGGCGATGACACCCACTATGTGATCAGATTTGCCAAcagcctcctcctgcaggaaGGCGTCACCTTTAACCCAGAGTTCCTGCATCTGATGAGGAAGTACTTCAGGGCCGACGTGGAAACGGTAGACTTCAGCGAATCAGCAGCCGTGGCAGAGCAGATCAACAACTGGGTGGAAAATCATACTGAGAGTGAGTTGGAGGACAGCAGGGAGATGAATACACATCTACAGTCCCAGTGACATGGCGTTACATCGTTGTTGTTTTAATCACATCATCTTTAGGTTAAGgtttgagagagacagcatgtcagctcagtaCTATATACCAACCCTCAGTTGCACAAATCTCtttcctgtttctctgtcaGTGAGTTTGACTTCAAAAGCTGCATCCCAGCAGGGGCTGTCCTCAGGCCGATGCAAACTAATATAGATCCTAACACACTGTACAAATCTCTGCCTCCAGGTAAGATCCGTGAGCTGCTATCAGCCGAGGACTTCAGCAGCGCGACACGTCTGACCCTGGTGAACGCCGTCTACTTTAGAGGCTCCTGGAGAAACCAGTTCAGGCCAGAGAACACCAGAACCTTCTCCTTCAGCAGAGACGACGGCTCTGAAGTCCAGACACTCATGATGTACCAGCAGGGAGACTTCTACTATGGTAGggatgagctgtgtgtgtgtgtgtgtgtgtgtgtgtgtgtgcgtcgtTAGCCTTGCACCTGTGGCTCTTCTTCTGGAGCCAGCTAGTATTTCCCGaggttatttaaaatgttaatcttAGATCTGAAATATTCATATGTGGAGTGTTATTCCCATAAGGCTCCTCTGTGTTGCTCAGTGAGCTCTGCTGCGAAAGTCTTCTTCACTCGCACAAACTCCTCTGGTACGTCTGTTTGATTAGTATATTTTCAATGTTATACGATATTAGCGATACTGTGTTAAGTCATGCAGCACTACAGAAGGTAGAACGCTGTATTTCTGTTCCCTCCCTTCGCACACCTTTTGTCCCCGGGgatgttttattaatatctGCTTTTAAATTAGATTATACAACATTATATTTTGTCTGTTGTTATGCAGACTTTCAATCATTTGGAGTAATTATAGTATTATTAAGTCACTGTGAATCTCCCAGAAAGACCTTTGCTTCCCTCCAATTGAATATTTCATCATTACATTTTCCCAAAGGGCATGCacacatattttattcttttatatagggctgcaactaactaaaTAAtagtttactttatatttttaaagcagAAAATCCACAAAGTTATAAAGCTGGATGCAATTTTGGcgtaatacattatttaaatgatctACTGTCTAAAGTGTTGTGGTAAATCTGCCAGGCAGCACATGTCTGGATGTACTGTCTGAGTCGATGATGTGTTTAAGGTTGAGGTTTCCTTTATCCTGACACACTCGTTAAGGCTATTTCATCAGTCTGCCTGCTGTGAGTTTATAGCTCTACTAAACGTGTCACATATCGGTGTGTTAGTTGTTTTGCCAGCTGTGAGGTGTGAGACTGTTTGTGCTGgagtcctgcaggtttcctatAATGCTGTTAAATCTGAATGATTCCAGTCTGTCTCTCGTGCATCGAGTCATTTACTGTCTGACGTTCTGCCAAAAACGCTTACATCAGATTCTTACTGCACTGCTACTAAAGTTGCCGAGTTATTTTggtgcagtctgtgtgtgtgtagtgagactGCACTCTTGCACACACCTACGTTCACAGGGtgcacgtatacacacacactcaggatcaaggaggtgtgtgtgcgtgtgtctgtgtgagggtgtgtgtgtgtgtagtgagactGCACTCTTGCACACACCTTCGTTCACAGGGtgcacgtatacacacacactcaggatcaaggaggtgtgtgtgtgtgtgtgtgtgtgtgtgtctgtgtgagggtgtgtgtgtgtgcgtgtagtgaGACTGCACTCTTGCACACACCTACGGTCACAGGgtgcacgcatacacacacactcaagatcaaggaggtgtgtgtgtgtgtgtctgtgtgagggtgtgtgtgtgtgtgtagtgagactGCACTCTTGCACACACCTTCGTTCACAGGGtgcacgtatacacacacactcaggatcAAGGaggtgtgtatgtctgtgtctgtgtgagggtgtgtgtgtgtgtaatgagacTGCACTCTTGCACACACCTACGTTCACAGGGTGCACATATACGCACACACTCAGGAtcaaggaggtgtgtgtgtgtgtgtgtgtgtgtgtgtgtgtgtgtgtgtgtgtgtgtgtgtgcagaacagGGACACGTCCTTGGGAGAAATCTGCTTTTGCATTCTCATTTTGAAGCACAATCATGTTTTCTTAAGTAAAGTGTTTTTGGAAGCCACACCCCGCTCTCTGCTGCAACGATGCTTCACTCTGCATCAGCCGCCGCTGCACAGAACGCCACATGTAAGTTAATGAAGGATGAGaagtctttttgtttctttcaagcagcttcaaaagaaaaaagaatgtgCCAAGATTGAGATAAAGTCTGGCAATGTTAATTACGCTGTAATCTCCATCTCACACTGCAAATACCAAAGTGAGGGAGATCATCTTATGTTTAGATTTACATGTTTTGAGTATAAAGGGATTATCTCATCCTGACTAAGAAACACTGTCTCATTTAGTTCAAGTAAATGTTTGTTGGATTGATAGTTAAAATGTGTATCTGTGGGTTTAGTTTATTTAGATACAGAGACACGTGTTAAAGATCAAGCCCATGAAGATATCCCTTCCTCGGCCTCTGTAGTGTATCCGTAAGAAGATATCAGCTCTTacagatgtttctgtgtgtaatCACCTCTGGATGTGTGTGGGCGGGTGtgtatttgaatgtgtgtgtatgcatgcgaGGATGTGTTCTTTTCCCTCGATCCCAGATTGCTTTACTGGGTTTTATTTCCTGCCTGCATGTTAGTGTGAAAAGGGCATTGCACAAACAGTTGACACACAGTGCATACAGTGTGtaacacattttcacaccaaGTGTAACTAAAGCCTTCCAAGTGAAGCATCAGTGGTTTTTAATTAGTGCATCAGGGAAATGACCACACACGCTGTGATCAATACAGTCGATCAATGAGCTTTAACATGCTTCCATCTGCTCCTCCTCAGCCCAGCTTACAGACACATTACAGGAGGCGCCAATACaagttggtgtgtgtgcacgtatcATTCAATGCCTGCATTTGCGTGTGTCTCCTCCCCACCAGGTGAGTTCAGCGATGGCTCACAGGAGGCTGGCGGTGTGTACCAGGTGTTGGAGATGCCCTATGAGGGCGAGGACATGTCCATGTTGATCGTTCTGCCTCGGCAGGAAGTGCCACTGGCTTCCCTGGAGCCCATCATCAAAGTGGCACTGCTGGAGGAGTGGGCTAACAATGTCAAACGGCAGAAGGTGGAAGTCTACCTACCTCGGTGAGAGATGACGCACGCAAACACCAAACAACATCTTCTGTCTGTGAAGTTTTGTATACCCGATGTATCTGAACATGCCTTGGTTACATGTTAGTTAGGGGTAAGCCACATTACATGAAAGACAGATAAACTTGATTGTCCCAGAggggaaatgtgtctttaaatacaaaaacaacatgaatcCATCTCTAAACACAAGAGACCTCTGACACAATGATCTCTTCTTGTTGTGGGTGATACTtgcatttcccagaatgcaaagCCAGAGGAGTAATGGCTGTTTTTAGTTTGTGAGTGGAAAGAGCCATAACAACAGCAATGAGTGTTTCCCATCATTGAACTGCATCTATCATTGGAACTCTCTGCATCATTTCTTTAGTAGCGTTGACGTAAAACAGATTTTATATTCTAAGGGTACCacaaatatttaacataatTGTTTTAAGCTGCACCTGCACTGCAAATATAGGAACAAGACTTCAGGTCATTTagctaaatgacaaatgacaaacaCTATAAACACGCATTTTAATCCTTTAGCTAATGCCACTGTGGCAAAATACAAGAAGATACACAAAATGGTTTTATGTCTCCCTTCCTAAATCTTTTGTCCCACGATGATAACTCCTCATCCACCTCAGATTTCTGCACGTGACCACTTATTTTCCTGAACCCCCACTGCTGCATTGTGCAGGTTCAAAGTGGAGCAGAAGATCGACCTGAGGAGCACTCTGCAGGAGCTGGGAATCAAGAACATCTTCACCAACGACGCTGATCTCTCCGCCATGACAGGTAACGCATCCCCAAAGATTagtatattaaaacacatggaTGTAGACACGAATGTTCACGAGAGATAAACTCCTGGAAGGCTTCAGCATTGGGAAGTTGACTCAATATTTCTGCTTCTTGGCTGCAGTGAAGTTGCCTCTGGTACTTTCTCAGGTAACCAAGGTAACTGGCACCGAGTGGGCAGGTCAGAGCTGTCACATCATCATCTGGTAAAAATagatccagagagagagacacagataaaTACATAGAGGTAGGGAAATAAAGAGACGTATGTATACAATacaatctaaataaaataatgtaaaggtGTTCCCTTCATGGGAAGCTTCACATGCTTTAACGGGAACATCCAACCAAAACACATCTCCATAAACAATAACAGTTCAAAGAGCCTTATATAATCCACATCCTGCGTGCTCGGTGCTGAACAGCTTGTTCTCACCGGCCTGATGGAGCTCGTATTATATTGTGAAGCACAATCTGCAGGCTGTGCTTCACTTCAGCACACCTTGTACTCGCTGCAAACGTCCTTCTTCTCAGAGGGATTGCTCTATTCTGGCAGGTAGATAAGACAGGGGGggtgtggtggtggggggggggtttaaatgcttttaatctaattaattaaaaatgaaaaagataatTTTTCAAATGGAGGTGCATGATGTGATCTGGTTCAGTGTCTGTGTTGATTTTGATAACTGTGGATACtctttttacataaatacaagtagtaataccacagtgtggAAATACTCTTAGAAATAAAAGTTGTGCATTTAACGTAAAATTACAAACGTATTAGCGTCAGTAAAAGAACTCACTCTGCACAGTGCattaatcactttaatgttgcagctggtaaagttGGAtcttatttctttacaaaacaactgGTAGCTTGTGGATTGTACCAAGGGAGTAATAACCTTTTATCTTCATTTACATGATATTTATTTGGCtgatttatatgttgtattattcATCTATAATtgtagtgaagtataaagtacaatatttgtctctgaatcgtaggaaattaaaatgctcaagtattcaaaactgtacttaagtaaatgtacttagttactgtccaccaccaGGATACAATGTACAATGTCTGAACATCACATGGCCGTCACATCTCTCACTGACGGATCATTGTTGTGGAGACAAAGTgacgatgtgtgtgtttgtgcatcagATGGTAAGGACCTGCACATTGGAAAGGCGGTGCAGAAGGCTTACCTGGAGGTGACTGAGGAGGGGGCAGAAGGAGCCGTCGGCTCAGGTAGACATCATCAGAATCTCCCTGATTATTAACGTTGCCACACATGTGCTGTGTCTCTGCAGGCGTCACTAAACTGTGGTGCTTGTTTCCTCCGTCCCCTCCCTCTCAGGAATGATCGCCCTCACCAGGACTCTGGTGCTGTACCCGCAGGTCATGGCTGATCACCCGTTCTTCTTTGTCATTAGAAACCGGAGGACAggtatgtgtgtctctgtgcgaGCGTGCCTCTGATATACTGAACGTGACCTGACATTCTACCTGTGCCTTTCTTCCTCAGGGTCCATCCTCTTCATGGGCAGGGTCATGACCCCCGAAGTCATCGACCCCAACGACCAAGACTTTGACTCCATGTAAACCCGATCTCAGATCCTGACGTCGTAACTGCTACCTATCCTCTATCGCCATCTTCAGCTGTGTTTTATACtcttaacaaacaaacaaaatacaaactggatataatacgatatattatatattgaaaTATGACATACGACATAATAACGTAACTGTGTTTTGATACTGGAAGCTTTAAACTCTTGTATACAGacatgcagagagaggaagttgtACATATTCTCTGGTAAGGGATGGTTTGTATATGAGAAAGAAGAACAGATGATATGTAATCCACGCACAACCCCTTTAAGTTCAGCAGCTTCGCACTCACctgcgcccacacacacacgacgcaCAACCGCCGTTTTCTCTCTACTTCTGAAAAGAAGCATTTCTTACTCCAGATACAGTACGTGCACACTGTGAGTTTCACACTTTAATTATATCCCTGTACATTTGACATTGTGTTCTATAGCTACACATATACTCAGTATTTATTGCAGAATAAACATGTGCAAACATTTTGTCCCTATACGATGAATCTTAGTAATATATCTGTTCCAGACAGTATTCTAGTCGTTTTTTACACTGTAGGCACATGGCTAAACTGCTGATGAACTAATATGCCTTATCACATCTGAGCGGTTGATTAAGCCCCAGCTGGGCATCTCACAGGTGAGCAGAGGAGACTGCGTGACTAAGGCGGGTTGCTATAGAGGCGGGCAGGAGCGTGCAGGCGCACTGAAAAAGATctgctgcagcgttttggatgtaCATACAGGGAGAAACAGTAACACCAGCTGTGTTCAGTCTTTTactcaataaaaacatgaatgtgtTCCCATTACAAAGCACTGTGTCGTCCTCTCTGCATGAAGGTTGTTCCTATGTGCTTTTGAATGCAAGCTGTATTTTCAAGGACAGCGCGGCTTATACGGGCCGTTCACAGCGTTTAGGATGGCATCAATACAAACGCTACCAGCGAGTGATACATCTTTATGGTGCTTTTAGATGAAATATTTGGTGGGATTTGACAAACATGCAATGCTTCAGGAGTTTATGAAAGCAGTTCAGGAAAAAGCCCATTACATATTCGGTGCCTGAATATATAATGGGCTTTATATAATGCCCTGGGGCCGGCTGTTACGGCTCAACAGCCAACCTTAGGGCCGAAGATGACTGTTCAACCGTAGCTCTGCTTCCCAGGGCAGACAATCTCCTGCCAAGGCATCTTGGAATAGTTTCAGCCCCATGGCATCACCtagctaccacacacacacacacacacacacacacacagatcatatCACTAGGCCAGGCAGGGATATACTGTGACCAAGGACGAATGAGACCTGCATGTTGATGCTGATAAATGTCACTTCATGAGGAAGACTGCATGTAAGGAAATACGAGTCAGTTTATTCATAATGTaggaacatttatattttaaggaTATGTTCTGCCCTGTCATCATTAAATCAACTCATCGATTAGTCAAACTATTAATCGTAAGTGTTATTCAGCTCTAATTCAGATCTCAATCTGCCTTATCAAGTCTAACATCACCTTCAACATATAGAATACATGTCTACACAGACAAAGACCttaaagaggcattttattatcattcaaaaagcattttaaaatttTAATTATATTGTTAATGAGGCATTTTTTCATCGTGAAGCCACTTGTAAGTTTTGTTTCTCcgagtaaatgtgtgtgtgtgtgtgtggttgggtACCGCCACACAACCAATACATCTGTTGCTGTCTGCGCGGCGATTGTAATATATTAGGAAATAAACCTTGATAATTACCTCCCGACAGATATTCCCTGCCAATATATGAGCGTGTGTGCTTTGTGATAAACACCAAGACCtcaaaaaaactgtaaaaagatGCTTTGATGTGACATCCTTATCTTCAGTCGATGCTGTAGGAACACCAATTACCCGTGACATGACTGTCACACCGGATGAAACAGATCATAAAGGAGCTACACAAGtgaaatgctttaaatgttaaatagcagcagcagatacacactgtagtttactACCGCAAATGATAACTCCATCTTCAAATAACCAGTAAAGGTAATAGCTCTGCTAAAACACGAGTTCAGTGCAATGTCAGAGGGAATCATTTGCACAGTCGGCTGCAGCACCAGCTTCCATTTACCTCCATGAAATATCTAATAGCTTTTTCATCTCTTCAGTGCGCTCAGTGTGTTTTAGTGCCGCTATAtcttaaacacaacaaactgcATTGCTGAGGAACGACAGCCCCATGGGGTGCAGGAAGTTATGATATAAATGACTTTCACCAGCTGGTATTATGGCTGTGTCTTATGTATTCATCGTGTGCCACTGAACATCTAAATCAACCTTGAAAACATCTGGAAA
This genomic interval from Cottoperca gobio chromosome 13, fCotGob3.1, whole genome shotgun sequence contains the following:
- the serpini1 gene encoding neuroserpin, translated to MLILDVFSPLLLLLLSILLPRYGCGAADIPEDTTSEFSVRLYHQLQAAGDQDNIIFSPLSVALALGMVELGARGASLEEIRQTVGFSHLLPGVEFSLLQNLTAALSGDDTHYVIRFANSLLLQEGVTFNPEFLHLMRKYFRADVETVDFSESAAVAEQINNWVENHTESKIRELLSAEDFSSATRLTLVNAVYFRGSWRNQFRPENTRTFSFSRDDGSEVQTLMMYQQGDFYYGEFSDGSQEAGGVYQVLEMPYEGEDMSMLIVLPRQEVPLASLEPIIKVALLEEWANNVKRQKVEVYLPRFKVEQKIDLRSTLQELGIKNIFTNDADLSAMTDGKDLHIGKAVQKAYLEVTEEGAEGAVGSGMIALTRTLVLYPQVMADHPFFFVIRNRRTGSILFMGRVMTPEVIDPNDQDFDSM